From the Chitinophaga lutea genome, one window contains:
- a CDS encoding anthrone oxygenase family protein — protein MFVNLVLALTSVASALMAGLFYAYSCSVSPGLGRLSDAEYIRSMQHINRAILNPVFYVGFMGTLLLLPLSTYLHYGQPLTVRFWCLAAATLVYAVGVFGVTVAVNVPLNEALDAFNTQSASLSEIAARRAGFEARWNSFNTVRTVSAIAATALVAIGCIYREA, from the coding sequence ATGTTCGTAAATCTTGTTTTAGCACTCACCTCCGTGGCCTCTGCATTGATGGCCGGCCTTTTTTATGCGTATTCCTGCTCTGTGAGCCCCGGTCTCGGCCGCCTGAGCGATGCGGAGTATATCCGCTCCATGCAGCACATCAACCGCGCCATCCTGAACCCGGTGTTCTATGTGGGGTTCATGGGAACGTTGTTATTATTGCCCCTCAGCACTTACCTGCATTACGGGCAGCCGCTCACCGTACGTTTCTGGTGCCTTGCCGCGGCCACACTGGTGTATGCAGTAGGGGTGTTCGGTGTAACGGTGGCTGTGAATGTACCGCTGAACGAAGCGCTGGACGCTTTCAATACCCAATCCGCTTCCCTTTCCGAAATCGCAGCGCGCAGGGCAGGATTTGAAGCGCGCTGGAACAGTTTCAATACGGTGCGCACGGTGTCTGCCATTGCAGCTACGGCGCTGGTGGCGATCGGGTGTATTTATCGCGAGGCTTAA
- a CDS encoding SDR family oxidoreductase, whose translation MIAITGASGHLGKATIGFLINKIDPANIIAVVRDPEKMKDFPGIQVRVADYDDAASLRDALSGVKTLLQISSASYGDHATQQEKNVVDAASGAGVQHIVYTSTVNPGSQPIFFGSQTNQHTENAIRASGITYTFFRNSMYMETIPQFIGSAMEDGQIFYPAGEGKVSFVARTDIAEALANVLAAGEKHANAAYDITGTGAYSFSDIATLLASEKGLPASYTDIPASAFRDELVKLEMPPIAVDFYISMADSVKAGEFAHVDGALEGLLQRKRVVLKDYVRSL comes from the coding sequence ATGATAGCCATTACCGGAGCCAGCGGCCACTTAGGCAAAGCCACCATCGGATTTCTGATCAACAAGATCGACCCTGCCAACATCATCGCCGTGGTAAGGGATCCTGAAAAAATGAAAGATTTTCCCGGCATACAGGTACGGGTAGCCGACTACGACGATGCCGCCTCGCTGCGCGATGCGCTGAGCGGTGTAAAAACGCTGCTGCAGATCTCGTCCGCCAGCTACGGCGACCATGCCACGCAACAGGAGAAAAACGTGGTGGATGCCGCCAGTGGAGCGGGCGTGCAACACATCGTGTACACCAGCACCGTCAACCCCGGCAGCCAGCCTATCTTCTTCGGTTCGCAGACCAATCAGCACACGGAAAACGCCATCCGGGCATCCGGCATCACCTATACGTTTTTCCGCAACAGCATGTACATGGAAACCATTCCCCAGTTTATCGGCAGCGCGATGGAAGACGGGCAGATCTTCTACCCTGCCGGCGAAGGCAAGGTCAGCTTCGTTGCCCGTACCGACATCGCCGAAGCGCTTGCCAATGTGCTGGCAGCCGGTGAAAAACACGCCAACGCAGCATACGACATCACCGGTACCGGTGCGTACTCTTTCAGCGACATCGCCACGCTGCTGGCATCCGAAAAAGGTTTACCCGCCAGCTACACCGACATCCCCGCCAGCGCTTTCCGCGACGAACTGGTCAAACTGGAAATGCCGCCTATTGCAGTGGATTTCTACATCAGCATGGCAGACAGCGTAAAAGCAGGAGAATTCGCACATGTAGACGGCGCACTGGAAGGACTGCTGCAACGGAAAAGGGTGGTGTTGAAAGACTATGTGAGAAGTTTGTAA
- a CDS encoding DUF5655 domain-containing protein: MPINETPDNNALHAMLAGKSATTLALFDHFVAEFGRIGDVQLFPAKTMIGVANAQKRIAYVTQLGKNFVHVVFPFKKPYNDNLCFQKIAQVPGDQHQFNHHFRMYHPDDVNDEVKTYMRLAFTGEKA; encoded by the coding sequence ATGCCAATCAACGAAACGCCCGACAATAACGCACTGCACGCCATGCTGGCCGGTAAATCAGCCACAACCCTCGCCCTGTTCGATCATTTTGTGGCTGAATTCGGCAGAATCGGTGACGTACAGCTATTTCCGGCGAAAACCATGATTGGGGTAGCAAATGCACAGAAAAGGATCGCCTACGTTACTCAGCTGGGCAAAAACTTCGTGCATGTGGTATTCCCGTTTAAAAAGCCTTATAACGACAATCTCTGTTTCCAGAAAATTGCGCAAGTGCCTGGCGATCAGCATCAGTTCAATCACCATTTCCGGATGTACCATCCGGATGACGTGAACGACGAAGTAAAAACGTATATGCGGCTGGCTTTTACCGGTGAAAAGGCTTAA